In a single window of the Alosa sapidissima isolate fAloSap1 chromosome 18, fAloSap1.pri, whole genome shotgun sequence genome:
- the hmgcra gene encoding 3-hydroxy-3-methylglutaryl-CoA reductase a: MLTRLFRMHGMFVASHPWEVIVGTVTLTICMMSMNMFTGNDQICGWNYVCQKHEEPVLSSDIIILTITRCIAIVYIYFQFQNLRQLGSKYILGIAGLFTIFSSFVFSTVVIHFLDKELTGLNEAIPFFLLLIDLSKASALAKFALSSNSQDEVRENIARGMAVLGPTFTLDAVVECLVIGVGTMSGVRQLEIMCCFGCMSVLANYFVFMTFFPACVSLVLELSRESREGHPIWQLSHFARVLEEEEDNKPNPVTQRVKMIMSLGLVMVHAHSRWIAEPSSGNSTIAIPPTGLSLTDHGPTKIDPERPLWHFYLSRMISMDIEQLITLSLALLLAVKYIFFEQVETESTLSLKGPISGSLRNPKWTPDQCCRQEPAPQPKTAKKSPPPPIPISKEERAEVIRPLPTPTPQQPKSMFAVGEVVEAEAEKEAAAVQLPIPPSEPRPIEECLSILRSPEMGARYLSDEEVITLVKAKHIPSYKLDSMMETPERGVVIRRKMLMPSLPNPSALTCLPYRNYDYSLVMGTCCENVIGYMPVPVGVAGPLLLDGKQFQVPMATTEGCLVASTNRGCRAIALSSGARSKVLADGMTRGPVVRLPSACMAAEVKAWLESMEGFKKVKEAFDHTSRFARLEKLLISLAGRNLYIRFQSKTGDAMGMNMISKGTEQALSKLQERFPDVQILAVSGNFCTDKKPAAINWIEGRGKSVVCEATISAKVVREVLKTSTESLVDVNINKNLVGSAMAGSIGGYNAHAANIVAAIYIACGQDPAQTVGSSNCITLMEATGPTGEDLYISCTMPSLELGTVGGGTNLAPQQSCLKMLGVQGANQDSPGANARNLAQVVCATVLAGELSLMAALAAGHLVKSHMTHNRSKMNLQDAAGTCTKAAS, encoded by the exons ATGCTCACTCGGCTTTTCCGCATGCATGGCATGTTTGTGGCCTCCCACCCTTGGGAAGTGATCGTGGGTACCGTCACCCTCACTATCTGCATGATGTCCATGAACATGTTCACAGGCAACGATCAGATCTGTGGCTGGAACTATGTGTGCCAGAAGCATGAAGAG CCGGTACTGAGCAGTGACATCATCATCCTGACTATCACTCGTTGCATAGCCATCGTGTACATTTACTTTCAGTTCCAAAATCTACGACAGCTGGGGTCCAAATATATCTTAG GTATTGCAGGACTCTTCACAATATTCTCCAGCTTTGTATTCAGCACAGTTGTCATTCACTTTCTCGACAAAGAGCTCACAGGACTGAA TGAGGCCATACCTTTCTTCCTACTGCTGATTGACCTCTCCAAAGCAAGTGCCCTTGCCAAGTTCGCGTTGAGTTCAAACTCTCAG GATGAAGTAAGAGAAAATATTGCCCGTGGAATGGCAGTCCTGGGACCCACATTCACGCTTGATGCTGTGGTCGAATGCCTCGTGATAGGCGTGGGCACTATGTCAG GTGTGCGGCAGTTGGAGATCATGTGCTGTTTCGGCTGCATGTCTGTGTTGGCCAACTACTTTGTCTTCATGACCTTCTTCCCAGCCTGTGTTTCACTGGTGCTGGAG CTGTCCAGAGAGAGTCGTGAGGGTCATCCCATTTGGCAGCTGAGTCACTTTGCCCGGGTCctagaagaagaagaggacaaTAAGCCCAACCCGGTGACACAGAGGGTGAAAATGATCATG TCCCTTGGCCTGGTTATGGTTCACGCCCACAGCCGCTGGATTGCTGAGCCAAGTTCTGGCAACAGCACCATAGCGATACCGCCAACAGGACTCAGTCTGACAGACCATGGACCCACGAAGATTGACCCTGAGAGGCCTCTGTGGCATTTCTACCTATCAAG GATGATAAGTATGGACATCGAACAGCTGATCACGCTGAGCCTGGCACTCCTGCTGGCGGTCAAGTACATCTTCTTTGAGCAGGTGGAGACTGAGTCCACCCTCTCCCTGAAGGGACCCATATCAGGCTCCCTACGGAACCCCAAATGGACTCCAGACCAGTGCTGCCGACAGGAGCCGGCGCCGCAACCCAAGACTGCGAAGAagtcccctcccccacccatcCCCATCAGCAAGGAGGAGAGAG CCGAGGTGATCCGGCCActgcccacccccacaccccagcAGCCCAAGAGTATGTTTGCAGTGGGCGAGGTGGTGGAGGCCGAAGCAGAGAAAGAGGCTGCAGCAGTGCAGCTGCCCATCCCTCCCTCGGAACCTCGGCCCATAGAGGAGTGCCTGTCCATACTGAGAAGCCCTGAG ATGGGTGCGAGGTATCTGAGTGACGAGGAGGTGATCACTCTGGTGAAGGCCAAGCACATTCCCAGCTACAAGCTGGACAGCATGATGGAGACGCCTGAACGTGGCGTGGTCATCCGCAGGAAGATGCTCATGCCCAGCCTCCCCAACCCCTCTGCCCTCACCTGCCTGCCTTACAGGAACTATGACTACTCACTG GTGATGGGAACCTGTTGCGAGAATGTGATTGGCTACATGCCCGTGCCAGTGGGCGTAGCAGGGCCTCTCCTACTGGACGGAAAGCAGTTCCAAGTCCCCATGGCGACGACTGAGGGCTGTCTAGTGGCCAGTACCAACCGTGGTTGCAGAGCAATTGCT CTTAGCAGCGGTGCCCGGAGTAAGGTTCTGGCTGACGGGATGACCCGAGGACCTGTGGTGCGCCTGCCCTCGGCCTGCATGGCTGCAGAGGTCAAGGCTTGGCTGGAGAGTATGGAAGGCTTCAAGAAAGTCAAGGAGGCCTTTGACCACACTAGCAG ATTTGCCCGTCTGGAAAAACTTCTGATTAGCCTGGCTGGACGAAACCTTTACATCCGCTTTCAGTCAAAAACGGGAGATGCCATGGGCATGAACATGATCTCAAAG GGCACAGAGCAGGCTCTGTCCAAACTGCAGGAGCGCTTCCCTGACGTGCAAATACTGGCTGTCAGTGGGAACTTCTGCACTGACAAGAAACCTGCTGCTATCAACTGGATCGAAGGAAGGGGCAAATCTGTGGTGTGTGAAGCCACCATCTCAGCCAAAGTTGTCAGAGAG GTTTTGAAGACCTCCACTGAGTCTCTGGTCGACGTCAACATCAACAAGAACCTGGTGGGCTCTGCCATGGCTGGCAGCATAGGGGGCTACAACGCTCACGCTGCTAACATCGTGGCAGCCATTTACATCGCCTGTGGCCAG GACCCAGCTCAGACTGTGGGCAGCTCCAACTGCATTACCCTGATGGAGGCAACAGGCCCGACGGGAGAGGACCTGTACATCAGCTGTACCATGCCCTCTCTAGAGCTGGGCACTGTCGGTGGAGGCACCAACCTGGCCCCACAGCAGTCCTGTCTGAAG ATGCTGGGCGTGCAGGGAGCCAATCAGGACAGCCCTGGGGCCAATGCCCGGAACCTGGCACAAGTGGTGTGTGCCACTGTGTTGGCAGGGGAACTGTCACTGATGGCAGCCCTCGCTGCTGGACACCTGGTCAAGAGTCACATGACCCACAACAg GTCAAAGATGAATCTGCAGGACGCTGCAGGAACGTGCACGAAGGCAGCCTCCTGA